TGTAAGGCGGTCTTGGTCTCCTTCTTGTCAATCTTGCAACCATCGCCATAAATCCCGTTTCTTGAACCTATATACATAATTATGACTTCTAACATCAAATTCAATTAGGGTTTAATTCCTAACATTATATAAATTCTCAAAGTGATGAACTCGTTAGTTCAGCTTGTATTCTTAATTTGTATATTTCGCTTCCTAAACAGTTTTGCTCCGGATTCCCTTACTAATCTCACTTGattgtattatttatataactGATTAACATAATCCATAGGAAACAAAATGAGCAGACCATATTGAGAATAAAAAGAGCTTACAGTTTCCGTTCCAGGGtcttgtgatgatgatgaagatggtgATATGGATGATGATTCAAGACCAAGGCACTTCAATATGGCTTGAACAGTTTTGTGAAAGGCAGAACATGGAGAGTTGAGAAGAGGGTAGTaaacttctttttcttcatcttctcttctatagcttctcttttcttctccattaacttccatttttttgttatctctcttctctattaatttttcttcgtcttcttcttctgctcagTGCATTAAGTATTGTGTCTCATTTGACCTCACCTGCTTCTCTGTGTGTTTTTACACACACACCCTACCTTCATTTAATACCTcctatttttacctttttatttataaattattttaaatttaatgattAAGATCCAACAATGATGaaaattctttctttttaactaCACTGAGGTTCCAAATCCCATAATATTCTCAGACTCAAAGTcacaatatttaatattattttcatctcAAACATCACTTGTAATTTCTAAGTTTTACAAATAGCATTTTTTCGGTTGAATTATTAACATTTGGAAACTAGGGTGAAGTTCAACTAAACCGTAAACAATTAAACGGATATTgattatgttaattttttttatattagaaagaaacaaaataattgaCCATTTAGAAAATAAAGCGTATTTtacttgaataattgttacaTTAATGACTAGTCAGGCTTATAAACTGAAatactataaaatcaaaacaacaaagaataaaaaaaagctCAGATCTCATTATCTTATATGAAAAAAGGAAGCCAAATCCAAACGAACATGAAATAGAAAATTGGATTATAGTGCATTCTAaagataacaataaaaatattaattagattatatatgaaatattcaCATAGTTGGATTGATCTGAAATAGATGTGTAGCGAACTCGGAGCGCTTTGTCTCTTATTGTTCATAATTTTGCTTATGGATCTTTATTGTTGTCGTCCTCTTTACCTCTTTGAACCAAGGTTCCTTTGGCAATAGATGGTGAGTCCTCTCTTACGAAAACACAAATAAATGTTCGTATTCATTATTCTCTCTGCCATTTTGCTTTGTCTTCTTTTGTTACagcttaaaaataataactattcTTACATTGAAGACgtcctttttatattttattttatttgaggTTAGAAATTTAGCGTGGcgactattataaaaatattgttgttaCTTGGTCTTGAAAACCATTGTCCTTCTCGTCTCTTTTCACTTGTCTTTTATCCTTTCTCGAACCAAATACATTAACTAGTTAATTCGAAGGATGATGCAATGCTAAGAATGTTGACAAGTTCTACCACATTCTAAAACAAATGCTAACTAAATCTATACTTTAACTTGATCATGGAAGAAGGACATTTAGGAGTAGTTATGATTcttttaaaatagtataattaCGTAAGTATGGTAAGAGTTAAACTAATAACACCAAACTGTGAGTAATTTCGGGTTTCTTGAACCGTTGAACGATAAAGTATGAAGAGTAGTTGTTTTACATAAACTATAGTAACTGTGTTAATTAAAATCTTATCGGATTTAGTGTATGTTCCATGCATTTCGTTCTTTTCTCGTGTATCTCCTCTCTTTTATGTCTGTTCTGAATGTTATaatttacaaaagaatattctttatGAACTTTTCCATGTTttgggttttcttttctttgtttcgTCCCATCAACTCATCATTAAAAAGTACATTGGTTGTTAAATAATGTTATGATATAATTCGTACCAGCCATATTCACAGTGTTCCCTGTATGATGAGTTTCTTGATTTGTACGTGCGTTCATTGATCTACATGTTATGGTGAATAAGTTGATGTCTATAATATCTTGGCGTAAACTGATTAGAAGATACAAAATCGTCTCAACGTAATGGGCCGCGAGGcgaataattttttgtttgtaactTTTATGTTAGATTGTATTTATTCATGGAGCTTGTTCACAATCACACGCAAACATGTCAAGTCATACATATACGAGCTAATACTATGTTTATtagtattaatatattatatatcaaagacaaaatatattttttctcacAAAATAGTACAGTATAacatctttaaattaatactctataaattaatatacactaaaacttttttataaaataatataattttatagtttcaaattcagtttttggtttaattagtatatcgataaattaatatttttataaattaataaaaaattatagttttggtgtagtcccaacattattaatttatagatgtttCACTGTATATCAAAGTACAATATATATTTCTCACAAACTAGAATGTACAAAGCTAGAGGTTTTGGTCATTGTAGgaattaatcaaaaaaattgaagtttGAGTATGTAATAACTAATAACAAAATAAGAAGTCTAGGTATGTGTAGACCGACTTATCAGTTTAGGTATAAACTGAACTTTTAGAAATGTTGAGGAATGAAAAAGTCGTCTTTTCCAACATTTATGTATGAGTTTACGTGGGGTTACAAGATTTGGTATATTAGAACAAACATATATGGTATTACTAGCGAATCTCATACTACTGATAAGTTAGAAGAACCTAGCAAATACGTAGATTATGGTATAAATAGTGTTCAGATTGTAACTGATAGAGCGATAGGTTAGAGGATTAAAGGAAatgtaattcttttttttttccgtctggataatttttatttaaagaaaatgggCCAAGCCCAGAATACATAGCCCGAGACCCAGATACAACCAAAAGGCAACAGGTCCAAAACATTACACCCGAACCCATTAACGGGCCGTCGGCCCAACCATTTATATCCCGAACGACGTCGGCCGCAACAAGGAGGCTGGCATCTGAACACGTGTGAGCATCTACACTCTCAGGACGACACGCGTCGCAACCGCCTCGACTTGAACGTCTCCGCCGCAAATCGCCACCGGGACCACATCACCGCCACTTCCTTTCGTCGGAGCTCAAAATCTGGAGAGCCTCCGTCGAAACCATCTCTGTTCTTCGCTTCATCTACTCGTCGGAGAGCATCATCGCTCTTCGAGAGCTCCTCCGACAAGGCCCAACCTCCCACACAATAAATACGCAAGAACAACCAACCAGATCAAAAAAACGAATCCCATAAACCTAAAAGACCGTAACGATATACCTAAAGCCGACGACGCAAAGCTGTGATAGCCTTCACCTCCCGGCGACTAGAACCGACGACGGCGAAACTGAAGAAGCTTCCACCTCGCGGAGACCAAAGCCGGCGGCGGCGAAGCTTTGGAAGCCTCCACCTCCCAAAAACATAACCTAAACAACTATCGTCTTCACCGCGCCAACCCTCCAAGCAACCGCGTCTTCACTCCAAGATCAGAACCATCACGGAAGATGGTTGGCCAGAGCTCAGACAAGGCGGACACTGAAGGAGACGAAGAGAAGACAACTCCAGACCAATTAAGCTGAAGGACGACGGATTTCGGCGTCGGTACGCACGCTCATGCGCCGGCCGAACGCCGAAACCACCtcagatctactttctctctctttctactttctctctctttctggtGAAAGGAAATGTAATTCtatttgcccaaaaaaaaaaggaaatgtaATTCTACAAcagtttgttcttttttttgttgcagctaAAAGATTTTAAATAGTGAAAAGGATTTAAATCAAGAAGGCAACTTAATGTTAAGCCTCCTTAACCAAACAGAGTGAAGTATCATGTGGAAGACATCAAACGGTTGAGCCGGACGATTCACCATAAAATGTCTTCTAACCTTCATAACATTTTTATGCATCTGTAAATACTTGTCATGTGGAATCTCCTGCAATATTTTCTTGATTTCAGAAATATGTTTGACTGGAATCTCAACCGAAAACTTGCTCCAATCAAGCACATCGTTGAAAGGAAGCGAGTAGTTATCAGATATCACAACAGGGACACATCCTGAGTAGATAGCTTCTACTTCTCTTGGGCTAGCCACTTCGTAGCCACTAGGACAAAGACAAAACTTGCTATGACCAATCAGTTCGTGATAGTTTTGTCCCTTTGTGAGGTTGTCGTACACTTGAATGTCGTTATCCTTACCTTTCCAGTAACTGAACAAGATTTCCCTTATATATCCATGAGCTCTTCCTGCGAAGAAAGCCAAGATCGTCCTATTCTCAGGGTTTTGGCCCATGAACGGTGGTTTTAGCTTCCCTTTAGGAATGTTAATCTCAGGTATAGAGAAATCGATGTTCGGTTTGAAACCTTCCGATGTGTTGGCGTTGCAAAGTCCTCTTATAAAGTCCTTGAAAAACTCTGGTTTACTACCTGGCACGTCAGGAGCCTAAAACCATAAGTAGAAAATAATTGGTCAGTGTTTTCGTCTAGCAAATCCAAATCAAGTCgaattatattcattaaactCAATCAAATTGAGATAATAAACTGTTTCAGTTTCATTTGCTTCCTATATTCAGACAAATtgtaactgaaaaaaaaaaccagataATAACCTAGATTTCTTAGAAACTtccttcaaaatattttctt
The nucleotide sequence above comes from Brassica napus cultivar Da-Ae chromosome A9, Da-Ae, whole genome shotgun sequence. Encoded proteins:
- the LOC106429054 gene encoding elicitor peptide 6 gives rise to the protein MEVNGEEKRSYRREDEEKEVYYPLLNSPCSAFHKTVQAILKCLGLESSSISPSSSSSQDPGTETVQETGFMAMVARLTRRRPRPPYSSGQPGQIN